The genomic window AATAGTAAATTTTTGCTTAGCCAGTCGAGCAGCAAAACGCGCCACTCTAAGTATCCGTAAAGGATCTTCGGCAAAAGCTGCGGAAACATGGCGTAATAAACGGTTTTTTATGTCTTGTTCACCCTGGAAAGGATCAATCAGTTGGCCATCTTCAGTTTGGGCGATGGCGTTGATAGTCAGATCTCGACGTAACAAATCCTCTTCTATCGTGACATCAGGTGCGGCATAGCAAGAAAAGCCGGTATAGCCTACACCCGTTTTGCGTTCTGTACGGGCAAGGGCATATTCTTCACGTGTTTTGGGATGGAGAAAAACGGGAAAATCCTTACCAACTTGCTGGAAACCTAATTTGATTAAATCATCTGGGGTAGCGCCGACCACGACCCAGTCACGATCTGAGACTGGCAATCCTAATAGCTGATCTCTTACCGCGCCACCAACAAGATAAATCTGCATGCTATTTTCTTCAATTCATCCAGCGATCATTGCGTTTTTTACGTCGAGGAATAATATGAGGTAACAACAAACCAAAAATTAAACCAGCACCGGCAACCCCACCGCCATACATAAACCACTGCAAAATGAGTTCACGGCGATTATCATCAAGATTAATTTGCGCAATTTCTAATTTTTTTCCTGAGCGAATTAATTCATTTTTTAGTTTTTCGTTTTCTGCAGTTAGGTTAGCAATAATTTGATCACTGGCGGCAACTTTGCTTTGCATTTCACTGGTTTGATTATTCCAGTTACTATCAATGTTAGTTAATTTTTCACGTAATTCTTGATTTTCCTTTTCGAGCATGGGAATACGTGCTTTTACACTGGGTGTTTGGCTGAGTTGATTTTTTGGTAACCAGGCGACTCGTCCTTTATAATCGCGAATTTGAGCATAACCGGTTTCTTGATCAGTGCTTAATAATTGAACTTGATCACCGCTTTTTAGGCTACCAATAATACGATAATCGGTTCCAGGCCCTCGGTGGATAAAGGTGGGGAGTTCATCAGAAACATAAAGCGTTTCTTCTGCTTGCGTCGTCATTGAGAGGTTAAATCCTATCAATGCTAGGATAAATAAAAGAAATTTTCTCATTGTATTCAACTATCTTCAAACTGTGAAAAAAAGTACTATTAGCTGATACTAATGCGTTAAATGTATTGATGCAAATCTAAAAAAGTAAAATAATGATTCTTTTAATTGATTTGCCATTATTAATAATATTTCATTTTTTATTATTTTCAGCTAAGAATGCTGGTATAAAATCCTATTTTTGGTTGTTTTCCCTTAATTAAATCTTAATTTTTAAACTGCGAGCAGATAATATTAGTTATAATGTGATTTAAGTATAAGTCTGGAAAGTATAGATAAACTAGAATTTTTTATCCTTGGGAAGACACAGTATCCGACAATTTGGATTAAATTAAATAATATTGAGAGCATATTTCTTCTGTAGGATTGAAAAGTCAATGATATGTCAATTTAGCCGCTATTTTATTGTTGGACTTGTAAACACGTTGTTGCATTGGGGAGTATTCGTATCACTTGTCTATATAGTAAGCATTTCACAGGCCTCAGCTAATCTCGTTTCATTTATCATTGCTGTAACATTTTCATTTTTTGCTAATGCAAAATTTACTTTTAGGAAAAAGGCTACAGTCGTTAGATATTTTACATTTGTTATATTTATGGGGATGTTAAGCTATTATATTGGCTATATGGCAGATAAATTTAATGCACATCCTCTTGTAACACTTATCGTATTTTCAATAATTAGTCTTGTCGTTGGATTTCTGTACTCAAAATTATTTGTTTTTAAAGGCATCGAATAATGAAAATATCATTGATTGTTCCGGTTTTTAATGAAGAAAAAGCGATTCCTATTTTCTATAAAACCGTTAGGGAAAATAAAGATCTTAAAAAGTATCATATTGAAATTATTTTCATTAATGACGGCAGTAAAGATACAACCGAGAATATTATCAACGCTCTGGCAGTGACTGATAATCTCATTATTCCATTAAGTTTTACTCGAAATTTTGGTAAGGAAGCCGCTTTATTTGCTGGCTTAGAGCATGCTACAGGTGATGCTATTATTCCGATCGATGTTGATTTGCAAGATCCCATAGAAGTTGTGCCTAAATTAATTGAAAAATGGCAAGAAGGTTTCGATGTTGTATTAGCTAAAAGGGTTGATCGTAGTAGTGATTATATTTTAAAACGTAAATCAGCAGAGTGGTTTTATAAATTACATAACGTTATTAGTAAACCCAAAATTGAGCAAAACGTTGGTGATTTTCGATTAATGTCTCGAGAGATAGTGGAAAGTATCAAACTATTACCTGAACGAAATCTTTTCATGAAGGGTATCTTTTCTTGGGTGGGTGGTAAAACCGCAATTGTAGAATATAATCGTACAAACCGTTCAGCTGGCAGTACAAAATTTAATGGTTGGCAGTTATGGAACCTTGCTTTGGAAGGTATTACCAGCTTCTCTACCGCACCATTACGAATTTGGACATATGCTGGTTTTTTTATAGCTAGTATCGCTTTTTGTTATGGTATATATATGATGATCGATAAAATATTTTTTAATAATCCGGTTCCTGGCTATCCATCGTTACTCGTATCGATTCTATTTTTAGGTGGAGTTCAACTAATTGGTATTGGTGTGTTAGGTGAATATATAGGACGTATTTATATTGAAGTTAAACAAAGACCCAAATTTATTTTAAGACGTTCTAAATTTAAATAGAGTTAATAGTATGAAAAATAAAAAATATTTTTTTTTAAATGCATTTATTATTTATGTCATTATTTTGATCCCTTCATTACATACTCCTATGCAATCAGATGATTATTCATATTTTATAAAAGGAATATCATTTGACAAAACGCTTGCTCACTATATGAGTTGGAGTGGTAGATTAGTAACAGATTTTACATCATCTTTTTTATTAAATTATTTACCATATACATTATATGAAATGGTTAATGCATTTGTATTTTTACTAATGTGTATTGCGGTTTCGTTAATTCCTCTATTAATTGCAAACTCAAATAAAGGTGAGAAAAAATGTTACTATCCCTCATCTATTATTCTATGGTTAGTCTTTATGGCTTATTGGATTGCTAATCCACAACTGGGTCATACAAGCTTTTGGATAGTAGGTTCGGCAAATTATCTATGGACAAGTATGTGGGCCAGCCTATACATCTGTTATTTACTCTATTTAGCTAATGTAAAAAATGTAGTAAATAAATTTCACTATATTGGCCTGTTTATTTTAGGTTTTTTAGCCGGTTGCTCTAATGAAAATACAAGTGTCAGTGTGGTATTGTTTACTATATTTGTTTTCTTTATAGAAAAAACGCGGAGAAAAACGACTGTTACCGGATTAGTAGCATCAATAATTGGTTCGGTAATTATGCTTGGCGCACCAGGGAATTATGTTAGGTTAAGCAATCCATTAAATGCATATTGGACTGAAGTGTCAACAATAAAACAATTAATATGGCATGTTGTTGGCCGTATGCCTGAAGCTATAGCAGTTTATTTACATATTTATTTACTATTAATCGCGGTTAGTTTATTTTTACTATGGCAAGCTGATAAAGTAAAAATAAATAAAAAAGCTCTAGGTTACGCTTCATTATTTATCATTTTAAGCATCTTTGCTAATCTTGTTTTGACAAAATCGCCAGGTATAGGAGGAAGAGGTTTAAATACAGGGCTATTTTTTTTACTCCCTTCTGTAGCTATTCTTGTTTTTGAATTATATAAATTACCTGTTAAATCAAAAATATTTGCTAAATCAGCATTGTTATGCTACTGCGCACTTTTTTTTATCCCATCATATTTGCTATTTACCTTCATGATGATGCAAGCAAACATACAGCATGAAATACAGGAAGATATTATTTTAAAAGGTAAAAAACAACGAACTGAAAATATTAGCATACCTAACTACTTTATTACCCGTCTTCTGAAAAAGAGTGATGTATTTGATCTTTATAAATCTCATTATATGCCTTTATTTTATGGCGTCAAAAAAATCACCTGGGATCCTTCATATTTCAATTATGCAATTCTAAAAACAGTCACTCCTACTATCATAAATAAGAATTTAACAGGAGATTTGAATTTAATCGCTGTTTATAGTTATAAGAGTATCGAACAAAAAAATAGAATGACTTTTGAATTTAATAAATCTATAAGTTCTTATGCACAAAATGGAGATGATACCCTTTTTATCCGTTTGGTTGATAAAAATAATAATTTTATTAATCAAGAGATTCCACTATATAAGGAAAGTAGAATTGATGATAAATATTATTTTGATATTGATACAAAAGGATTGAACTTAAACAATATCAAATTAATTAGCTTTGGTTTTTATAATTCTAAAGCGAAACAACATTCGCAACGGTTTGAGCTAGCGTTACCTTAATAGGTACAAGCAAATCAAAGTTTTCTATAGTCGATGATTAAACTGTTTGAATTGGTTAGTTTTTAAGAAATTGGCAGTGTTTTTAGTGCTAGTATTGAGTAAGATGGATTGATGTGATAAAGCATAGGTTTTATCACGTTATCAAAATTTTTTGATACTAAATTTTTTCATTTGCCTGCCACATTCTGCCTGTTTTTTGAGCTGTGCATTGATCTTTCATTACTAAGGTTATGATGGGTGGCTTTTAATGCAGAAATCTTTTTTAACAACAATATATCTATCTTTTACCCAATGGCTTACAGCGTTAACACTACCCTAATGAAAGGCATTTTATGAAATTGCTGCCATTAATATTGGTTCAGCAGGCGCAATGGGTGGTAGATGATTTTCAGCGTCACGTGCCGGAGCTTTTACCGCTATCGCCCCAGGAAAAAACTTTTTTTGCTTTAAGCGATTTTGCCTATCAGCAGATCAAAAACCATCCTGCCTGGTGGGTGGCCATACGTCAACAGCCACCGCAAATAGGCGAATGGCAACATTATCATCAATGGTTAACCAAACAGCTGGCCAATATTGCTGGTGAGGAGGAGTTGCAGCGGATCCTAAGGCAGTTTCGTCATCAAATGCTAATTAGGATCGCCTGGTTACAACTATTCCATGATGATAGCAATAGTCAGTTGCAGATATTGCAGCATCTGAGTGAGCTAGCCGAAACGTTAATTATCGCTGCGAGAGATTGGCTGTATGAGGAGTGTTGTCAAAATTGGGGAACACCTTGTGATCCAGAGGGACAGCCACAACCACTGCTAATCCTTGCTATGGGCAAGTTAGGCGGTAGAGAGTTAAATTTTTCGTCCGATGTCGATTTGATTTTTGCCTTTCCTGAAAATGGGGTTACTCAAGGGGGACGCCGTCAGATGGAAAATAGCCAGTTTTTTACCCGACTAGGTCAAAAATTAATTAACTTATTGGCGCATAAAACGATAGATGGTTTTGTCTATCGGGTTGATATGCGCCTTCGTCCGTTTGGTGATAGTGGGCCATTAGTCTTTAGTTTTGCTGCTTTAGAAGATTATTATCAGGAACAGGGACGCGACTGGGAACGTTATGCGATGATCAAAATGCGCATTATCGGTGATGATAACTCAGTTTATCGCGATGGGTTAAAAAATATGTTGCGTCCCTTTGTTTTTCGACGCTATATCGATTTTGGTGTTATTCAATCGTTGCGTAATATGAAAAACATGATTGAGTGTGAAGTCCGTCGCCAGGGTTGGCAAGATAATATTAAATTAGGTGCCGGTGGTATCCGTGAAATAGAGTTTATTGGCCAAGTTTTCCAGTTAATTCGAGGTGGCCGTGAACCTAGCTTACGCTCGCCGGCTTTGTTACCCACATTAATCGCTATTGATGAGCTTTCATTGCTGACAACAGAACAGGTAACGCAATTAACGGATAATTATCTGTTTTTACGGCGAACAGAAAATATATTGCAATCTATTAATGATCAACAAACTCAGATGTTACCTGAGCAAGCTTTACAACAGGCGCGACTGGCATGGGCGATGGGGTTTGACGGTTGGCCGGCATTTTATCAGCAACTTATAGCTAGAATGCAAAGTGTCCACGCGATATTTGTGCAAATTATTGGTCGAAATGATGAGAAAAGCGATGATACTCTGTTAACATTTTTTGTTTATTTCTGGCAACAAATTAGTAGTGAAAGTGAACTGGAAACCCTATTATCTGAGTGTAAAGACGAGAAAAAACAAAATATTATTAAACAGTTATGGCCATTTCGCCAAGATTTAGCTAAGCGAACCATTGGTCCCCGTGGCCGCGAGGTACTTGATCAATTAATGCCAAAATTGATAGCTAAAACCTATCATAGAGATGATATTAATCGAATTTTGCAACGAATTATTCCCTTGCTTATCAGTATAGTTAGTAGGACAACTTATTTAGAATTAATTTTAGAATCTGAACAGGTATTAACGCATGTGATCCGTCTTTGTGCAGCATCACCAATGATTGCTGAGCAATTAGCTCGTCATCCATTATTACTAGATGAATTAATCGATCCCTTCTCACTTTACCAACCATTACCCGTTACCGCTTATCGCAATGAATTACGTCAATATTTATTGCGCATTGATGAAAATGATGATGAACAGCAGCTTGAAGCATTGCGGCAATTCAAACAAGCTCAGCTTTTACGCATTGCTGCTGAAGATATTGCTGGCGTGCTTCCGGTGATGAAAGTGAGTGATCATTTGACCTATTTGGCCGAAGCTATTATTGAAGTAGTGGTACAACTAGCGTGGAATAAATTAACTAAGCGTTATGGTAAACCTGCTCATCTATTTCAACAACCAATTAGTGTAACCGGTTTTGCTGTTGTAGGTTATGGTAAACTGGGTGGCTTTGAATTGGGTTATGGTTCTGATCTAGATTTAGTTTTTTTGTTTGATTGCCCATTAGGTGTTGTTACTGATGGGCAACGCCTCATTGAAGGCCACCAGTTTTATTTACGACTCGCTCAGCAAATTCTTCATCTTTTTAGTACGCGAACTTCTTCAGGTATCCTTTATCAGGTAGATGCTCGTTTGCGCCCATCGGGTGAATCTGGCATGTTGGTTAGTACGTTCCAATCATTCGAGGATTATCAGAAAACGCAAGCCTGGACTTGGGAACATCAAGCTTTGATCCGAGCACGAATAGTTTTTGCTGAACCGACATTAGAACAAGCATTTAACCGAATTCGACGAGAAGCTCTGCTGATACCAAGAGAAAAAACGATATTACGTCAGCAGATCGTTGAGATGCGACAAAAAATGTATCAGCATCAAGCTAACCGGCAGCAGGCATATTTTGATTTAAAAACTGATCCTGGCGGTATCATTGATATTGAATTTATTGCTCAATATCTAGTATTACGTTACTGCGCAGACAAGGTAGAATTACTGCGTTGGTCAGATAATGTGCGTATTTTTACCCTGTTAGCTGAATATGCTGTAATGTCTAGCGAGGAAGCTGAACAGCTAATTAAGATTTATACTGAAATGCGAGACACATTGCATCATTTGTCATTACAGGCGTTGCCCAGTAAAGTGTTAGTCTCTCAGTTTGAACAGCAACGTGAAAAAGTCCTGCTTAGTTGGCAAAAATGGTTTTATGCTAGTTAAGTTGAAATAGAATTGACTGGCCGTACTTTTTAGTATGATTGATAGAGCTGGGCTATGTTACTATTGGTAGCAATTTTGATTGCGGTAATTTATTTGTAATTGGAGTATGGATGAAAATCACTCTCCCTGATTTTAAACAGGCTAGTATTTTGGTGATCGGCGATGTTATGTTAGATCGCTATTGGTATGGATTAACTAACCGAATTTCGCCAGAAGCGCCCGTTCCGGTCGTTAAAGTGGAAATGAAAGAAGAACGACCTGGTGGTGCGGCTAACGTTGCTATGAATGTTGCTGCTTTAGGCGCTAATGTTCGTCTGGTAGGGCTGACAGGTATCGATGAAGCCGCTGAAGTATTAACCGAGAAACTCAATCAAGCTAATGTGTGTTGTGATTTTGTCACCTTATCAACGCATCCTACTATTACTAAGCTGAGAATTCTATCGCATAATCAACAACTTATTCGGCTTGATTTTGAAGAAGGCTTTGCTAGTGTCGATATAAATCCGCTATTAGATCGTATTCGGCAAGTTTTGCCACATGTTGGAGCACTGGTACTGTCTGATTATGGTAAAGGTGCGTTAGCGCAAATTTCGCAGATCATTGCATTAGCAAATGCTGCTCAAGTACCCGTACTTATTGATCCGAAAGGCAATGATTTTGAACGTTATCGCGGAGCGACTTTATTAACCCCCAATATGTCTGAATTTGAGGCGATTGTTGGTAAATGTGCTAGCAATGCTGAAATTGAGCAGAAAGGGATGAAGTTAATTAATTCCCTTGATCTTAAGGGATTACTGATCACTCGTTCTGAACGAGGGATGACATTGTTGCAACGTGAAAAACCGCCTTTACATTTACCGACTCAAGCGCAGGAAGTTTATGATGTTACCGGCGCCGGCGATACGGTTATTGGTGTTTTGGCTACGGCGTTGGCGGCACGACAGGATTTTCATCAAGCTTGTGTATTAGCTAATGCAGCGGCTGGAGTCGTGGTTGGAAAATTGGGTACTTCAACGGTGTCACCTATCGAGTTAGAAAATGCCATTCATGGTCGCGCTGATGATGGTTTTGGGGTGATGAATGAGCAGCAACTAAAGCGTGCGGTTGCTGCTGCTCGTAGCCGTGGCGAGAAGATCGTGATGACCAATGGTTGCTTTGATATTTTACATGCCGGGCATGTTATCTATTTGGCCAATGCGCGCAAGTTAGGCGATCGGTTGATTGTTGCTGTCAATAGTGATGCTTCAACTAAACGGCTAAAAGGTGATGAGCGTCCTATTAATCCATTAGCTCAACGTATGACTGTGTTAGGAGCGCTAGGTTCGGTAGATTGGGTGGTCCCATTTGAAGAGGATACGCCTCAACGCCTGATCAGTGAAATCTTACCTGATGTATTAGTTAAAGGTGGTGATTATAAGCCGGAAGATATTGCCGGTAGCCAAGAGGTCTGGGCGGCAGGTGGCGAAGTTAAAGTGCTTAATTTTGAACAAGGGCTGTCTACAACAAATATCATTAATACAATTATGAAAAATGATTAATATTTTGGCGTAAAAAATAGCAATGCCACGATAGTAGTATCGTGGCATTTTGTTATTCATTTTTGTTTTCGTTAGCTAACGGTTTTTTTTCTAATTGTTCGATGCGTTTTTCCATTTCGATCATTTTTTCACGGGTTCGCAGTAAAACTTGTGTTTGAATATCAAATTCTTCGCGTGAAACTAAATCGAGTTTTCCTAATTGGGACTGTAATGTTGCCCGTAGCTTTTTATCAAGATCTTCACCTAAGTCACGTATCCCTTGCGGTAAGGTATCTTTGATCTGGCGAACAACTTGTTCTATTTTTTTCGCGTCAAGCATTACTATATCCTTTCTGGTCACAAATTATAATTTATAGGTTATTTAATAGCAGATCTTAAAATAATCAGCTTACTTTGACAAAATTATTTTTAATAAATTTGGTACTAAAAATGGTGCTGAATTAGCGGAAATAACCACTTAATAGCAAGTTGGCTGATTATATAAATCAAAATGCTATCTGACTGATATATATTTTGTTATTGTTGATTGCTACAGAATTATATTCACGATATAGTTTAGCTGTTTATCTCAGGGCGGGGTGAAATTCCCCACCGGCGGTGATATTTATTCTGCTAATTGAATAATCAAGTCCGCGAGCGTTCCATTATAGCAATGTGCAATGGAAGTCAGCAGATCCAGTGAGATTCTGGAACCGACGGTTATAGTCCGGATGGGAGAGAATAACAATATCTGTAGTTTTGAGCTCTGCCAACTATGCGCAGCTTTTAAAGATACTAGTTTGATTTTTTTACTCCCAAGCTCGCCCTGGTTCTGGTAATTTAGTATTTATTGATGAGGTTTTACCATGAATCAGACGTCACTTTCCGCGTATGGCAATCCAATTGAACGTATAGAGCTTGCTCTTAAGGCATTACGTCAAGGTAAAGGTGTGATGGTACTTGACGACGAAGGCCGTGAAAACGAGGGTGATATTATTTTTGCCGCTGAAACGATGACAGTTGAACAGATGGCATTAACTATCCGCCATGGCAGTGGAATTGTTTGTCTTTGTATAACGGAAGAACGCCGTATGCAACTGGCATTACCAATGATGGTCGAAGAAAATTCTAGTCAGTTCCAAACCGCATTTACTATCACTATTGAGGCTGCCGAAGGGGTTACAACCGGTGTTTCGGCCAGTGATCGTTTAATGACTATTCGTAAAGCCATTGCCAATGATGCAAAACCGTCTGATCTTAATCGGCCAGGGCATGTTTTTCCGCTCAGAGCCCAAGAAGGAGGGGTATTGCAGCGTCGTGGTCATACTGAAGCGACCATTGATTTGGTGACTTTAGCAGGTTTTAAGCCAGCAGGCGTTTTATGTGAGTTGACAAATGACGATGGTACCATGGCTCGTATGCCAGAAGTGCTTATCTTTGCCAAGCAACATGATATGCCGGTAATAACGATTGAAGATCTGGTAACCTATCGTCAGCAATTTACTAAAAAGGCGGGTTAGTAGACTCAATCAGCCATTTTCCATAATTAAATTTTATTCTATATATTTTTTATAGTTAAACCAGTATTGTCATAGTGGAAAATGTCTATCGAATAACAATCACATTGCAAATGTATGGACATAGTGGAAATATAGGGCGATTGGTTAAACGAATAAATTGGCTTCCCCGAACTGAGGCGGCAGTGCTCAGATAAAAAATAGTTGCTAATTAATTTGTCCGTCTGACAATTTGATTTTTCAATCTGTCAGTTATAACAGTGATAACAGCAAGATAATGATTACCTTGTCATTATCTTGCACTTATGTTGCAACGATTAGTTTAGAATAATATGTGGGTAAAAACGGGATAGATCTTGGGTAATTAATTGCTTGTCTTCTCGAATACCAATTCCTGCTGGTTGATCATTTACCAGCCAACTACCGATTAATGTATAGTTATTTTCAAATTGTGGCAGGGGATAAAATTGTTGAATAATCATACCTTCTTCGCCATATGGGCCGTCTACTGAGGCAATT from Arsenophonus sp. aPb includes these protein-coding regions:
- a CDS encoding DUF6056 family protein; its protein translation is MKNKKYFFLNAFIIYVIILIPSLHTPMQSDDYSYFIKGISFDKTLAHYMSWSGRLVTDFTSSFLLNYLPYTLYEMVNAFVFLLMCIAVSLIPLLIANSNKGEKKCYYPSSIILWLVFMAYWIANPQLGHTSFWIVGSANYLWTSMWASLYICYLLYLANVKNVVNKFHYIGLFILGFLAGCSNENTSVSVVLFTIFVFFIEKTRRKTTVTGLVASIIGSVIMLGAPGNYVRLSNPLNAYWTEVSTIKQLIWHVVGRMPEAIAVYLHIYLLLIAVSLFLLWQADKVKINKKALGYASLFIILSIFANLVLTKSPGIGGRGLNTGLFFLLPSVAILVFELYKLPVKSKIFAKSALLCYCALFFIPSYLLFTFMMMQANIQHEIQEDIILKGKKQRTENISIPNYFITRLLKKSDVFDLYKSHYMPLFYGVKKITWDPSYFNYAILKTVTPTIINKNLTGDLNLIAVYSYKSIEQKNRMTFEFNKSISSYAQNGDDTLFIRLVDKNNNFINQEIPLYKESRIDDKYYFDIDTKGLNLNNIKLISFGFYNSKAKQHSQRFELALP
- the hldE gene encoding bifunctional D-glycero-beta-D-manno-heptose-7-phosphate kinase/D-glycero-beta-D-manno-heptose 1-phosphate adenylyltransferase HldE — protein: MKITLPDFKQASILVIGDVMLDRYWYGLTNRISPEAPVPVVKVEMKEERPGGAANVAMNVAALGANVRLVGLTGIDEAAEVLTEKLNQANVCCDFVTLSTHPTITKLRILSHNQQLIRLDFEEGFASVDINPLLDRIRQVLPHVGALVLSDYGKGALAQISQIIALANAAQVPVLIDPKGNDFERYRGATLLTPNMSEFEAIVGKCASNAEIEQKGMKLINSLDLKGLLITRSERGMTLLQREKPPLHLPTQAQEVYDVTGAGDTVIGVLATALAARQDFHQACVLANAAAGVVVGKLGTSTVSPIELENAIHGRADDGFGVMNEQQLKRAVAAARSRGEKIVMTNGCFDILHAGHVIYLANARKLGDRLIVAVNSDASTKRLKGDERPINPLAQRMTVLGALGSVDWVVPFEEDTPQRLISEILPDVLVKGGDYKPEDIAGSQEVWAAGGEVKVLNFEQGLSTTNIINTIMKND
- a CDS encoding TIGR04211 family SH3 domain-containing protein, which translates into the protein MRKFLLFILALIGFNLSMTTQAEETLYVSDELPTFIHRGPGTDYRIIGSLKSGDQVQLLSTDQETGYAQIRDYKGRVAWLPKNQLSQTPSVKARIPMLEKENQELREKLTNIDSNWNNQTSEMQSKVAASDQIIANLTAENEKLKNELIRSGKKLEIAQINLDDNRRELILQWFMYGGGVAGAGLIFGLLLPHIIPRRKKRNDRWMN
- a CDS encoding GtrA family protein: MICQFSRYFIVGLVNTLLHWGVFVSLVYIVSISQASANLVSFIIAVTFSFFANAKFTFRKKATVVRYFTFVIFMGMLSYYIGYMADKFNAHPLVTLIVFSIISLVVGFLYSKLFVFKGIE
- the glnE gene encoding bifunctional [glutamate--ammonia ligase]-adenylyl-L-tyrosine phosphorylase/[glutamate--ammonia-ligase] adenylyltransferase → MKLLPLILVQQAQWVVDDFQRHVPELLPLSPQEKTFFALSDFAYQQIKNHPAWWVAIRQQPPQIGEWQHYHQWLTKQLANIAGEEELQRILRQFRHQMLIRIAWLQLFHDDSNSQLQILQHLSELAETLIIAARDWLYEECCQNWGTPCDPEGQPQPLLILAMGKLGGRELNFSSDVDLIFAFPENGVTQGGRRQMENSQFFTRLGQKLINLLAHKTIDGFVYRVDMRLRPFGDSGPLVFSFAALEDYYQEQGRDWERYAMIKMRIIGDDNSVYRDGLKNMLRPFVFRRYIDFGVIQSLRNMKNMIECEVRRQGWQDNIKLGAGGIREIEFIGQVFQLIRGGREPSLRSPALLPTLIAIDELSLLTTEQVTQLTDNYLFLRRTENILQSINDQQTQMLPEQALQQARLAWAMGFDGWPAFYQQLIARMQSVHAIFVQIIGRNDEKSDDTLLTFFVYFWQQISSESELETLLSECKDEKKQNIIKQLWPFRQDLAKRTIGPRGREVLDQLMPKLIAKTYHRDDINRILQRIIPLLISIVSRTTYLELILESEQVLTHVIRLCAASPMIAEQLARHPLLLDELIDPFSLYQPLPVTAYRNELRQYLLRIDENDDEQQLEALRQFKQAQLLRIAAEDIAGVLPVMKVSDHLTYLAEAIIEVVVQLAWNKLTKRYGKPAHLFQQPISVTGFAVVGYGKLGGFELGYGSDLDLVFLFDCPLGVVTDGQRLIEGHQFYLRLAQQILHLFSTRTSSGILYQVDARLRPSGESGMLVSTFQSFEDYQKTQAWTWEHQALIRARIVFAEPTLEQAFNRIRREALLIPREKTILRQQIVEMRQKMYQHQANRQQAYFDLKTDPGGIIDIEFIAQYLVLRYCADKVELLRWSDNVRIFTLLAEYAVMSSEEAEQLIKIYTEMRDTLHHLSLQALPSKVLVSQFEQQREKVLLSWQKWFYAS
- the ribB gene encoding 3,4-dihydroxy-2-butanone-4-phosphate synthase, producing MNQTSLSAYGNPIERIELALKALRQGKGVMVLDDEGRENEGDIIFAAETMTVEQMALTIRHGSGIVCLCITEERRMQLALPMMVEENSSQFQTAFTITIEAAEGVTTGVSASDRLMTIRKAIANDAKPSDLNRPGHVFPLRAQEGGVLQRRGHTEATIDLVTLAGFKPAGVLCELTNDDGTMARMPEVLIFAKQHDMPVITIEDLVTYRQQFTKKAG
- a CDS encoding glycosyltransferase family 2 protein, with translation MKISLIVPVFNEEKAIPIFYKTVRENKDLKKYHIEIIFINDGSKDTTENIINALAVTDNLIIPLSFTRNFGKEAALFAGLEHATGDAIIPIDVDLQDPIEVVPKLIEKWQEGFDVVLAKRVDRSSDYILKRKSAEWFYKLHNVISKPKIEQNVGDFRLMSREIVESIKLLPERNLFMKGIFSWVGGKTAIVEYNRTNRSAGSTKFNGWQLWNLALEGITSFSTAPLRIWTYAGFFIASIAFCYGIYMMIDKIFFNNPVPGYPSLLVSILFLGGVQLIGIGVLGEYIGRIYIEVKQRPKFILRRSKFK
- a CDS encoding accessory factor UbiK family protein, which codes for MLDAKKIEQVVRQIKDTLPQGIRDLGEDLDKKLRATLQSQLGKLDLVSREEFDIQTQVLLRTREKMIEMEKRIEQLEKKPLANENKNE